One Novipirellula galeiformis DNA window includes the following coding sequences:
- a CDS encoding DUF1573 domain-containing protein, translating to MFTLRSTGPRILLGCLGMMLACSLALTIGSQIKYKPYGVPDHRRSEYDTILRKLAKQSQAIAEAKLGKNPIAKLEQSEYDFGLLAPGTAGAKHDFLIHNEGQDDLVLSSVGSSCKCTVATIEDRIVPPGESRPVTLVWNVGEDLSDEYEQTALIETNDPSKPRIELKVRGRVRSRWAVSSSDLVHLKGSAHRAIEASCILYSQVFEDFVILETESSSGAIQVATEPADPLDLSPLQGRCGYKVNIHYRAPTKHTGHFQEQVRVCVLDTQTEATEWMELPIRGTIGKPLIFHGPELDASGLDLGTVEVGDKREWSFFVRFRTENIVTDAVVRKVAPPGLVAAVEPVKRVKNTFRVTLKLATDAKPHRFYFDEQGYVEISNRDDPTQGDWMSLSGQIISPANKSFVGR from the coding sequence ATGTTTACACTTCGTTCCACCGGTCCACGCATCCTCTTGGGCTGCCTGGGGATGATGCTTGCCTGCTCGCTTGCCCTCACGATCGGATCGCAAATCAAGTACAAACCCTACGGAGTCCCCGACCATCGCCGATCCGAGTATGACACGATCCTGAGGAAGCTTGCCAAGCAGAGCCAAGCAATCGCGGAAGCCAAGCTAGGGAAAAACCCAATCGCGAAGCTGGAACAAAGCGAATACGACTTTGGTTTACTGGCCCCTGGAACCGCAGGCGCCAAGCACGACTTCTTGATTCACAACGAGGGTCAAGATGATCTCGTCCTGAGCTCAGTGGGAAGCAGTTGCAAGTGTACGGTGGCAACGATCGAGGACCGGATTGTTCCGCCGGGTGAATCTCGCCCCGTGACGCTGGTCTGGAACGTCGGCGAGGATCTCAGCGACGAATACGAACAGACCGCGTTGATTGAAACGAATGATCCCAGCAAACCACGCATCGAGTTGAAGGTCCGCGGCAGGGTTCGTTCAAGATGGGCGGTTAGCTCGAGCGACTTGGTCCATCTCAAAGGCAGTGCCCATCGAGCGATCGAAGCCTCGTGCATCTTGTACAGCCAGGTGTTCGAAGACTTTGTGATCCTCGAGACAGAATCTTCCTCTGGAGCAATCCAAGTCGCGACCGAGCCAGCCGATCCGCTCGACCTCAGCCCGCTCCAGGGACGCTGTGGATACAAGGTCAACATTCACTATCGCGCGCCAACAAAACACACCGGTCATTTTCAAGAACAGGTTCGCGTGTGTGTCTTGGACACCCAAACCGAGGCGACCGAGTGGATGGAATTGCCAATCCGCGGAACGATCGGAAAGCCACTCATTTTCCACGGCCCCGAACTCGACGCGAGCGGGCTAGACCTCGGCACCGTGGAAGTGGGGGATAAAAGGGAATGGTCCTTTTTTGTTCGCTTTCGAACCGAAAATATCGTCACCGATGCGGTGGTCCGCAAAGTGGCTCCGCCGGGCTTGGTGGCGGCGGTGGAACCGGTCAAGCGAGTCAAGAACACCTTTCGAGTCACGTTGAAGTTGGCGACGGATGCTAAACCACACCGATTTTATTTCGACGAACAAGGCTATGTCGAAATCAGCAACCGGGATGACCCAACCCAGGGCGATTGGATGTCGTTGTCGGGGCAAATCATTTCACCCGCAAACAAGAGCTTCGT